The genomic region ttgtaattaagatCTTGAACTTGTAAAAGACACATAAAGGTCCATCTTGAAAATATCTAATTGAGAGAGTGatacattttaatttacaatataagaatttctattttattatcataaatttatgttaaattataaaagtttaaTAGTTATGAAATGAGTTTTCAAAGGATGGAGAATCATAACTAAACTGAGAGGTTGAAACCAGGAAGTTGCTCTGCAAAACATTTGGGAAAGCCATTGAAGATGGATACTAGTTTCAGCTTCCATGATGGGGATTGGAGCAACTCAGAGAGACATCACAACCATGGTTGATGCAGTCATTGCTGTAATTTTCACTGCAATGTCTATTGTTTTTGTTAATGACTAATTACTTTATGTACACTGACATAGAGATGGTGGAGACTAAAGAAGCACAaagaaaagaattgaaaaatatgtataaGACTTTTGAACTAACAATCATAACACTTTTTTTGAGTGGCTTAATATCAATTATAGTTGTTAATTTCTGTTTTTAGTATAATATTAGGATGTTGGTTGTTATTGTCCTAATCAACTAGATATTGTTACTATTTGGAGGAATAGAATGACTACTTGGAAAACAATGTCTTAGGGTGTTCCTGGTAAGCTGAATAGTTATCACAACAACTTTTGATTTTGACAGGTCAATCCCCCATAGATGTTGAAAtgtgtaattttattatattcattattTGGAATACATTATATAATTGAGAAATAGAAATTATATTATTGCTAATATTAACGGGTGCTTGTTTTCCTTCCTTAATATTAATAATCTCATTCAATATGTGTGAAGCAATGCTAACATTACCAATATTTATATGTtagagaataaataatatatttacatttatgataaataatttaaattggaatataatgttatataattgaacaatatgttttaaaatagatgcaatttgataataaatttgtaaaagagACCCGGAAAGATGAATATGGGACATAGCATAACCCTCTAATGGCAGGTAAACATAAAACAACAGTACTACTCAATTGACGTAGGAAGAACAACAACCAATGCATGGAAACAAAACACTAGAGAATAATTACCACAACAATGACGATGACTCAGTCTGTGTTCAGAACATCATCAACTGCACGGACCAAAACCGCGAACCTCACGAGCATGTTCGGCAAATACGTGGACAAAACCAGCGTCCATAGTTGGAACACCGTAATCGCGGACCTCTCTCGAAGCGGAGATTCAGTTGAAGCGCTAAGCGCCTTCGCCTCAATGCGGAAGCTGTCTCTGCACCCGAACCGCTCCACGTTCCCCTGCGCCATCAAGGCCTGCGCCGCGCTCTCCGACCTCCGTGCCGGCGCCCAGGCCCACCAGCAGGCCTTCGCCTTCGGTTTCGGCCACGACATCTTCGTCTCCTCCGCGCTCATCGACATGTACTCCAAATGCGCCCGCCTCGACCACGCCTGCCACCTGTTCGACGAAATTCCCGAACGAAACGTGGTCTCCTGGACGTCCATCATTGCCGGTTACGTCCAAAACGACCGCGCTAGGGACGCGGTTCGCATCTTTAAGGAGCTTCTGGTTGAGGAGAGTGGGAGTCTGGAGTCCGAGGATGGTGTTTTCGTGGACTCGGTGCTTCTGGGGTGTGTTGTTTCGGCGTGTTCGAAGGTGGGGCGGAGGAGTGTGACCGAAGGTGTTCATGGGTGGGTGATCAAGAGGGGGTTTGAGGGGAGTGTTGGGGTTGGGAATACTTTGATGGATGCTTATGCAAAGTGTGGGGAGATGGGTGTGGCGAGGAAGGTGTTTGATGGGATGGATGAGAGTGATGACTATTCTTGGAACTCTATGATTGCTGAGTATGCGCAGAATGGTTTGTCTGCTGAGGCTTTCTGTGTTTTTGGTGAGATGGTGAAGAGTGGCAAGGTCAGATATAATGCAGTGACGTTGTCCGCGGTGTTGTTAGCCTGCGCAAGTTCAGGAGCTTTGCAACTGGGGAAGTGCATACATGATCAGGTATGTTATGAAATGAATCAGTTCAGTTTAAAAATTTTGGTCTTTGGACACTGTTTTGCATTTTGGTGGTTACTTGAAAAACTCTATATTAGTCCTTACTTGATAAAATTGTTCGTGTATTGGTCCTAACCGCTTGTTGAGGTTATGATGATGTTAGATGTTTGCTGAGTTAGCTGATGTTTTGTCAAACTCAACCAGCATCTAATAGCATTGTAACTATGGCACGTGATTGgggaaaatttataaattttatttttttgtgtaagCCAAAatgtagagttttttttttcatttaataaggaCCAAAATGGAAACATGGTGTAAACTGTCCAAGTTTAGGgatccaattttaattttaccttCTTGTTCTTATTTGCGGTgtaagtatttttatatttgttcaaaGTAATTTAGTGAATGCTTAGGTGAGAATTGTTGGTCTCAGTAGCCCATTTTCTTGTACTATAGGTTATAAAGATGGATTTGGAAGATAGTGTGTTTGTAGGTACTTCTATTGTTGATATGTACTGCAAATGTGGGAGAGTTGAGATGGCTAGGAAGGCATTTGATCGCATGAAAGTGAAGAATGTTAAGTCATGGACTGCTATGATTGCTGGTTATGGAATGCATGGCTGTGCAAAAGAGGCTATGGAAATCTTCTACAAGATGATAAGGTCTGGAGTCAAGCCGAATTACATTACTTTTGTGTCGGTTTTAGCTGCTTGCAGCCATGCTGGTATGTTAAAAGAAGGCTGGCATTGGTTTAATAGAATGAAATGTGAATTTAATGTAGAACCTGGGATTGAGCATTATTCGTGCATGGTTGATCTCCTTGGGCGTGCTGGCTGTCTTAATGAGGCTTATGGTTTGATACAGGAAATGAATGTGAAGCCTGATTTTATAATCTGGGGTTCCCTTCTGGGGGCTTGTAGGATTCACAAGAATGTGGAACTAGGGGAGATCTCTGCAAGAAAACTATTCGAGTTAGATCCAAGTAATTGTGGGTACTATGTGCTACTCTCCAATATTTATGCTGATGCTGGAAGGTGGGCCGATGTTGAGAGGATGAGGATATTGATGAAGAGTCGTGGATTACTTAAAACCCCTGGATTTAGTATAGTGGAACTCAAAGGTCGGATACATGTATTTTTAGTTGGAGACAAAGAGCATCCTCAACATGAGAAGATTTATGAGTATTTGGACAAATTAAATGTCAAGCTGCAAGAACTTGGGTATATGCCAAATGTGACATCAGTGCTTCATGACGTTGATGAGGAAGAGAAAGGAATGGTTCTAAGAGTTCATAGTGAGAAACTAGCTGTTGCCTTTGGAATCATGAATTCAGTTCCTGGATCAATAATCCAAATCATAAAAAATCTTAGAATTTGTGGTGACTGCCACTCTGCAATTAAATTGATTTCCAAAGCAGTAAATCGAGAAATTGTTGTAAGAGATTCTAAGCGGTTTCATCATTTCAAGGATGGGTTGTGTTCGTGTGGGGACTATTGGTGACAGAAATTGAAATAAAGGGAGTCAGAATCTATGGTGTAGGATATGCattgcttctccatcatcaatgcttGACATTGCACATAACTAGATATAACATCTCTGAAAGTACACATCTATCTTCAAAACGctgattattttgtttttgcaatCATTGGTGGATCAAATAGTTCCAGTACggataatgaaataaatttcagCTGGTCTTTCAGATGGCTTATTCCCAGTTCGAATATACAATGATATACTACTACCATGAGAGCACTACAGAACTAAGTGCAAAATGCAAATAACATGTAGTAACTGTTTTGACTTGAATGTATCACAAATCAATTAGAACATGTAAAATTGCACCTATAGTGGCATGTCAGTACAAGTGCTCATTTGCTTACTAAAGGACAACATATACCATAGCAAATTATTCTAGAACTATTCGTAAGAGTCTGTTGCTTGTGTAGAATCCAAGACTCTGAGGATGTGAAGACTGAAGTCCACAAAATATCATGGAGAGCAACCTCTGAAGAGCTTGCCTATAGATCTTTCTGCTGCTCTTGATATCTGTGGTTGATCACATTCTTACTCAGCATTTGAGTACCTTAAAGAAATTTGGAGGGCCTTGTTCTCACACTTCAAAGTTTCCATCTCTAATTGAAGCTTTCTGATGGTTTCTCTATTTTCATCATTTCTTTGGACCAACTCTAACAATTGATGCAGATTGTCCTTCGTAAGTTTGGTAATTTGATACTCCAGCGTTGACCACATATtgtcaaatttgaaattgaccATTGATGGATCTTCATTTCTCTGATTTTATTCCGAATCCTCAATCttctttaaaacattttctGTGGTGGAAAATTTTATCATTCTGTCTTCCATTTGAGTGTCTCCATTCAAGTTCTGATTTGAATTTCATGCTGCATAGATCAGCTGATAAGAATTCATGGCACTCATCCCCTTGCTGGTTTAAAAGATCAATGCCAAGGTTACTACTATCAAATTTGATATCAGAATGCTCCACGGAATATTTTGGATGGTGGTTCCAATCCAGATGGCGATTCCAGCACTCCTCAAGTTTTTTATCCTCCAAGTTACCTGTTGCTCTTCTGTTGCAGATAGCACAAATGGTTTCTGATCTACCAGAAGATGATAAAGATTCTAAATGAAAGTCACCATGAGATGTTTTGAACTTCAGTTGGTTATATGCTACGGCTAATACACGATAAGATTGGCCAAATTCTTCAAGCATCTGGACGAGGTCTCCTCTCCATTTGCCATGCATGCCTTCTAGGTTTGGAGAATTGTCACCATCTCAAATGGTCACAATAACATCCAATTTCTCATCCAAAtctaaaaatcaatcaaaatacaAGTGTTTGTGAGGGAAAACTGCTGCATAAGTAGCCAAAGACCTTGTGTAGATTCTATTAGTGTTTGCTTTATTTTGAACAACTCCTACAAATAAGACAGACATCCCAGATTTAAAACTGGAAATTTGGATGAGGGGTTTCCCTAGGAAGAAGGCTAagggatttttattttaaggggCCTAAAAtacctaattaataattaagagaCCCTCAATGTCTCTTACTCGCTGATTATAATTCTACTTAAGTGCAAAATATATCTCATACAACACGTATTTTGAATGTACCAGCTATATTACTGTTTGATAAGTCTTTTACAACATATACTTCAGATGTACTTACAGTGGACCCTTTAATAAACTTTTCTGGAGGGACAATTTTTAATCGAGTATTTTGAATTATTGACTTCAAAAATTTGAGCTGTATTTTTCTAGTCATCGTCAAACACACCCCCACCCCCTTTCAGTGGTCAACTTTATTATATGCTTTCAACCCACAAAGTCAAAGAAAGGCAACTTGTTAAATTTGGGAAGACCATTTGAACATATATTTAGTGTACAACATGCAGCATAATTGTTACACCTCAGCGTGCTTGCGTGTGTATATGTGTGAATGAGAATGacccagagagagagagatacctGATAGGGTTGTTTGAAGCCACTGAGACTGGTGGATATGTGCAGAACTCCATGATTTAGGATCTTTATTCTCCATTAACAAATGTGTCAACTCTCAATCTCTCATCACCTCAGAGCAAGATAATTTATTAAAGGACCAAACAGGGACAACAGGGTAAAGTGTAAAGAGCAAGTAAAGAATTTGAAAAGTAAGTTTTAGGTCATGGACTTTGCATATAGCAGCCGACAAACGTTAAGCACATTCTTTTTCAAATTCGAACGCATTCTATAGGAGAGTTCTATAGTtttcaatttactattttaaccAAATATGTCCATTATAAGTCATAAATATGTAAGGCTGACTTTCTGGAAACCACTCCAATAATCTCGTTTCTTTAATATATACGTATTTTGTAATGAGTTTAATATTGACAGTGCAACTGTATATAGTTTGCAACAGAATGGAAACCACTCCAATAATCTCGATTCTTTAATGTATACGTATTTTGTAATGAGTTTAATATTGACAGTGCAACTGTATATAGTTTGcaacagaataaaaaaaa from Glycine soja cultivar W05 chromosome 16, ASM419377v2, whole genome shotgun sequence harbors:
- the LOC114389524 gene encoding pentatricopeptide repeat-containing protein At3g26782, mitochondrial, translated to MTMTQSVFRTSSTARTKTANLTSMFGKYVDKTSVHSWNTVIADLSRSGDSVEALSAFASMRKLSLHPNRSTFPCAIKACAALSDLRAGAQAHQQAFAFGFGHDIFVSSALIDMYSKCARLDHACHLFDEIPERNVVSWTSIIAGYVQNDRARDAVRIFKELLVEESGSLESEDGVFVDSVLLGCVVSACSKVGRRSVTEGVHGWVIKRGFEGSVGVGNTLMDAYAKCGEMGVARKVFDGMDESDDYSWNSMIAEYAQNGLSAEAFCVFGEMVKSGKVRYNAVTLSAVLLACASSGALQLGKCIHDQVIKMDLEDSVFVGTSIVDMYCKCGRVEMARKAFDRMKVKNVKSWTAMIAGYGMHGCAKEAMEIFYKMIRSGVKPNYITFVSVLAACSHAGMLKEGWHWFNRMKCEFNVEPGIEHYSCMVDLLGRAGCLNEAYGLIQEMNVKPDFIIWGSLLGACRIHKNVELGEISARKLFELDPSNCGYYVLLSNIYADAGRWADVERMRILMKSRGLLKTPGFSIVELKGRIHVFLVGDKEHPQHEKIYEYLDKLNVKLQELGYMPNVTSVLHDVDEEEKGMVLRVHSEKLAVAFGIMNSVPGSIIQIIKNLRICGDCHSAIKLISKAVNREIVVRDSKRFHHFKDGLCSCGDYW